The Monomorium pharaonis isolate MP-MQ-018 chromosome 5, ASM1337386v2, whole genome shotgun sequence genome segment GCAGGTAAGAAATTAACCTTCCTGAACTAATAGTGAATCCACCgtcaattataaattgtgaatttttattataaaaacaaatttcatatttattttcttttatacgaattatattataccttgaaattaataattaagataactATACAGTTTAGATCGATCATCTCCTCATCTCCAATATTCTATAGTTATACTCATTtgatgtgttttttttttacataaaataaaacaatatggCAAGAGACATGTGTTACTCTGAATTACGGAGAGAGATATTAATCGTTTAAGTTGATACTATTTAGGTTAGAAAacttatgatatttattaaatttttattctatcaagacttgaagaattttatttattaatcaaagAATGCTTCGAAGTATTTATAACATCAAGTGGATCTTAGCTTAACCCTAATTCTTTGAATTAGGGTCAGTTatttacccccccccccccatctCTGATGGTTATCtccaaagaaatatttatgttatacagttgttataaaaaatattgaaacagaTAACttcctaatttttttacatttttggtcGCAGGtatacagaaattattttgtggATTTTTTGAAGCTATTAACATGGTGAAAACCAGGGAAAACTGAACATGAAATACTGTGGTTGgagaaattgcaaaaaaaatgttggagAGGTTAAGTTAGGTTAGGATTACATAAATGAACCAACAATgactgcgttccgatatttattgtcagtactgaaaatctacagtatatgtgacataaactatagattttcagtactggcagtaaatatcggaacgcagtcTATATTAAAGTTGTACTGAAAAGATTAGCAAGATCTCTGGGTTTCACAAATTCACTGTCAGTAACTGTGTTACATTTATTCCAGAGATTcaatgtatttatgtataatttattctagaaaaaattgtgtcaaaaataaaaataaactagtTGCCACAGAAATTAGGTTtgccttattttttaaaatataacaaaagttaTTCTTGTCGAAGACATATTACAGAGTTGGAAAGTaacttattacttttaatgaagttgaaataactttttttattataatatttataataactataatttaagAGTCATCAAAAGTAACAGGTTAAATCATATCTCATTTATGCAGATACATATCTTCAGAATCTTTTGTCTTCTAGACTCTAGAAgacaaaagatatatatataattgatctTTATTAATACACTTGTACAAGAAGAGATTAATAAGAACATTAAGAAGATTGTGAAACATTTCGACTCTACTTAGTTATCTTTAGTCGCATaccaaaaattaatagttaacaACAAAGTGATGcatgaaaataacaataataaataagcttaaaaccaataaataaaataattataaaaagatggAAATTAAACCGTCTGTTACGATAATGTGTCAAATCCTAATTAAAACGAACGTAGTCCAGGAGAGAAAGTTCAAATATATCCGAAAATCCACTCACTTCGACTTTAATATTCCGTTCCTTGAGTAAATAGAAACATTGTCGAAACCGaccaatttatttatataagaacgCTCGTGAGGCATAACGCCTTGAGTAGTGTATGGGCACACTATATATAAGTATTGCTTCAGAAATCGACCCAAAATGTGTCCTAATTCCGAACAATGCTCTAGATCAAATTATATAGGTTTATTTTATACGTCttaaaatacatgaatttttaaaaaaatgtataacaaaataacgATTGTAGCATGATTCAAGGACAGATACTTTTTTGGGGGCGTTCCATAACCCGACAAATAAAAGCTATTTCAATCGTAATctagaataataaaatcacaGTTTTTTCAAAGTTTAGTTTAAAAGCTAAATAAAAGTGTAGGGGTTTTtcgaaaacaattttataaaaactataattatactatctgaTAGAagatagtttttaatttgtctttaTGTCTTcagtgttttatttttagcttttgtttaaaaaatatagtccACAAATGCAAAGTACTGGAATTAACGACGTTcctttacaataaataaaataatttaatgttaaaaatgtaaaatttttgtattcaaaatagcaataaatattacaaaaaactaACAGAAAAATAGCTGAAAGTAACGACTCTATTTGTGAATAACCGTAACTGTAACTTTCCAAAGTCTGGTAACCAATTGCTTTTCGAGAAAGACAAACTACTAATTGCTTTTACAAAGTAACTTTTCCAATCCTGATTTGTGTATATTATCatgtttgtgtaaaataacaaAGCTATTTCAGTATATCATTTGCATTTCAGTGTACAATCACTGAGACATCGTTACATTGGCACAATGGCGCATCCGCTAATTGCAGTATGTCAAATGCGATCGATAGctgataaagtaaaaaatctgGAGGTTGTGACCGAATTAACGGCCGAAGCCAAACGCAGATCAGCCATAGTACGTATAATTGGCAATGAATAATACTACATATTCTacatacagaaaaaataatatcaaatattaatattaaattacaactaatgtattttatttaacaatcattgtttcatatgtatacataagcaagaaattatattcttacttATACataaacaatgataatctTATGGCAATATtcttataacatattatttgaatGATAATCTtgcttatttataatttaaccttctttaaagaatttaaggGGATGCGGACATTAAACCTGATCGAAAtcgataatatataaagttatttgtgaacattaacaagattttgtatgtatttctcttatagatttggaaattcttttccagaattaaagtacgtaTTACGTATAATATCAGTCTATAAATTGGACTTCATAttgaaaatcaaaaaatttcatgtttctctatttatcgactttttacgcgtttgcaatctaaatttttgtacaacGATTTTGTCTTAATTAGACatcaaagtttaatttttgaaacttgATATTGTTTATTCCTGTCATCTACTAGTCTAGAAATTCCTGAAGTTCGAATTTCGTGAGTATAAACTGCATCTTTTATACTAAACAAATGTTGTTATGACGTGACAGATACAGACACTACATTTGACTAAAAATAcgcaaataaacaattttttttgtatgaacTCTATAATCCAGACTGGTAGTAATACACatttaattctagaaaagaaGTGGAATAAGCATGTAAAATCTCTCTCCGCAGATATCGGGTTCAAATTCATGCCATAAGTTCACATcaatgtaacataaaatttccCTATAAATAATACCTTAGtatctttattgttttaggagatatggagggggaaagaaaaattttttaaattaattttctcgaaAACGGCTCAaccgattttgatgaaaaaaatatgttataaatgaaacaattttcctaaattttttttaattttgacaaaaaataggTATTACTTAAACCAACCCTGGCCCACCATCAATGAAACGTACGATGCGCTGACAATTcttatcacttttttgacagttctcgagagttctcatatagtttcaaTTACTTCGATGCATTTTGCAAaggattttgttaattaattatttaagtcgGCTACTGGCGCACCATCTACGACACGTAAGGTGTGCTGACagtttttatcacttttttgacagttcccgacagttctcgcatagttccaACTATTTCGGTGCATTTTGCAAAGAGTTCCGTCacttaatatctttaaacaaattggattatcaaaaaatactaaaaaatatgtttgttaTGATATATGCCACTCTCTTTTGATACTCTTTGCAAAATGCACCAAAATAGTTGAAACTATGCGATAACTGTCGggaattgtaaaaaaagtgaagaTAGAAACTGTCAGCATACCATACGTCTCGTAGATGGTGCACCAGGGTCGgcttgaataattaattaaaattaatttgttaaagatATGATTCAGAGAATTATCGAAATAGAGAATGGTCCCAGCAGGCGAATAAGATGAAATACGGTCACTatgagaataaataaaagtattaaagtcTTGAGTAAAcaatatctatattaattttgaaataacatttcttaaaGTAGTAGAAAATTAACGCCTTAATTTATGGTTGTAAACGGTTTGTCGGACCAAAGCGTTGACCTTCAAATTTAACGAGATGAAACGAAGGTCCCAAGGTCGAAAAAGATTTCAAAATCTGATGGCAGATCGTAATTAACGACCCCAAAAAATCCCTGATACTGGTTTTCATGACTTCATGATTCTTTTTTCATTCTGAcatgaattttttgtaaaaaaactttttatatttatttatataacaaaattaactacTAATAAAAGAAAGTTACACTCTACCAAATACTACTAAGACTCTTACTGAAGTTAAAttgcaagaaaaataataaaatgcagtaTTTGgtgttcaaaaaattaaaaaaatgacttcACGATAGGTAATCGATATATCGACTACCATGCCACAAAAGATTAGGAtgtcatcaaccaatcacagccatactagcatcttaagatataATTACTTGAGACGATTTTAAAATGAgattgactatgaataccagcctatGTCTATCTCTCTTTGATTTCACTCACTCCTCTTATAGGGCAAGCATGCTAgcaatatatgattattacatatataatctatCCTTGTCTGTATGCGTTTATACAGAAGGTGTCAATAATGCCTAAAGATTTGAAAATGGCGCATTAGAGTACAAATGTACCACTAACATGGCGCCGCTCAATTGGAATTATGTTTCAGCTCAAAAAACAGTATTAGCTATCcaaatatttagattatttatcCGTGTCTTTAAGATTGAAGTGTGTGCTCTCACGTGTATGGTTGTTACGTTTTAAGTAacgatatttcttaaataaaataacattttaatttaccaTTAATCTACTATTTCGGCATCATATAGTTGCTATTCTGGATCGACATTTTgtcctcctcttctttctttagTGATTTAGAGTCTATGAACCTGTTTTGCCCTGTTTGTCAATGAGAGACCACTCAAGTGCGCTCCGCGGCGCTCGGTAATTCGTAAAcaccattaaaaaatttttttcgggACCACTTACTATTTTTGATACCCTAAGTCTAAGTTATgtttttagcaaaaatttttgtttaatttttttccaaaattgtaCAGTGGCCTAACCCCTTAAATGGGATGGATGGAGGGATGAGTGTACTAAGAAAGAATGTAAACTCAGTCCCTTTCTTGGTAAATGTAATGCTTAAGTgaataaagagaaagattctattctattctattctattttaCTTCATATACTCTTATCCTGATTCCTGTAAAGTCAATTTAATaactctaaaaatttttaagctttaagtctaaaattctaaaaatatttaaaaatatgattacacTTTTCTAAAGTAACATGCagttttaatagaatattactggttattattattagaaccAGCTCGTGTTATGCAAACGCAatacaaaatgaataaaaacgGTTAAAACAACCAATAATTAATGTTGgaatatataatgaattaatatatttattcttggtttacacaataaaaattgagaacAAATAAACGAACCGTTTTGAACTTACTTGTCCTTCCTCAgcgtaataaaaacatatcaaaACGAAGGTATCAAGAATCTAACGCGAACATAATTATCAGGTATGAAAACGAATGATATGCCAATTTTATCAATAGTAAGCTTAATACTAATCTTATTTTGGACGGAAATTGATGTTGCAACTCTTCGCTGTGTGATCGATGTGCGCCTATGTGGTATTCCATTATAGCGACATAGAAGAATCGGAGCTGAGTTGAACTTTTTTGTACATTGTTAGTAAGCGAGGATAATTATCTTCCATCACATGTTTTCGTCGATGGAAGATAATTGTCCTCGTTTACTAACAATGTACAAAAAAGTTCAACTCAGCTCCGATTCTTCTATGTCGCTATAATGGAATACCACATAGGCGCACATCGATCACACAGCGAAGAGTTGCAACATCAATTTCCGTCCAAAATAAGATTAGTATTAAGCTTACTATTGATAAAATTGGCATATCATTCGTTTTCATACCTGATAATTATGTTCGCGTTAGATTCTTGATACCTTcgttttgatatatttttattacgctGAGGAAGGACAAGTAAGTTCAAAACGGTTCGTTTATTTgttctcaatttttattgtgtaaaccaagaataaatatattaattcattatatattccaacattaattattgctCGTTTTAACcgtttttattcattttgtattactggttattatataacataatcctaattcatacatgtatattaagAGATACGGTGGTGGCTCGCATTAAGTAAACGCACAGAGCGAGACCGTCCGTATATTACGCGATTTGCAAGCTTATCGGACTTCAAAAATGGCTGAATCGATCAAATTTTAACTAAACTCAACCGATAATTTgagtttaaattatataaatgtttattttttctttacatacCCTACGAGCGGAGATATCACGACTCTTAGtccgaaatataaatttttcgcgTTAAGATACGTCGTCATCTTATAGACACGTAAAAGGGTAGAGGCAAGACGAGAAAATATACGATTTGTTGTTTCAATACTAGCAGCGCTAGCTTCCTATGGTAAGGAAATGTGACAATTACTGATGTGAATATATGGATAATTAATGATGCCAAAGGCTCGATGGAGCCAATTGAAGATTCGCCATCTTAGATGAAATGTTAGGGCCGTAGCacaaatttttgcataacgcataagagAATCAGTCAATCAGAGTCGTCTATTTCCATCCCcaggatagaaataaaaacctctgattgattaattctcttatgcgttatgcaagtCTGTGTCCAATCTCTTGGACTTGTGTGTAAGCCTGTACATAAGTGAAATGCTTTTGTACTGTCGAATGAATTCTTGAGAAATGGCTCGCATTTTTATCACGATAAAAGTTATAGAATCGACCCTCAGAtgtgaatgaatgaatgagataggatttttttgtaaagtccCTTCTTTACAagctaaagtaaaattaattcattgcATGACAATAGTTTctcttttctaatttctataatatcttgtacacatattttataatattttgcagataGCATTTTTTCCTGAAGCTTGCGATTTTTTGGcaaataataagaaagataTCATTACTATGGCTGAACCTCTGACTGGACAGACAGTGACAtcttataaagaaattgctaTAAAGAATGATATTTGGTTGTCTTTAGGTGGAATTCACGAAGctgtaagtattttaatttgttttacattaatttatactggttagaaaatttttaatgaaattgttgataaaattttgaatatgtaacaaaattttaattatatttagctgcaaatttttttctacatttaatacaaatatttcaatgaGAATTCGatgcaaatgtaataaaatttcgtaGAAGAGTTGTTAATACTATTTAACAAgtacagaaattttattaaattgtaataagttttttatagaaatttaacaaaaaaatacaaatatccCGTAATGACAAAgtaatgactttttaattaattttattgaaactaatgaatttttgataaaattacaacatAAACATAAGATTcaacaaaatgttattaaacttttatcaaaattccataaaaattttttcaccaagacaaatatataaaataaaagattttctttaATGATGCATAAAGATAATTTCAGTCAGATAAtgtggaaaaaatttataatacacatatattgataaataatcaaGGGCAACTGGTAGCTGCATACAGAAAGATACACTTATTTGACATGGATAACAAAGATACTGGAGTACGCTTAGTGGAATCGGATTACGTGCTTAAAGGAACCGAAATTGTGCCACCAGTACAAACACCGATCGGCAAGCTAGCGCTTAGCATTGTATCCTTaactaaa includes the following:
- the LOC105836986 gene encoding deaminated glutathione amidase isoform X2, which produces MSTMKRTWLVIAQSFVLKCCSVQSLRHRYIGTMAHPLIAVCQMRSIADKVKNLEVVTELTAEAKRRSAIIAFFPEACDFLANNKKDIITMAEPLTGQTVTSYKEIAIKNDIWLSLGGIHEASDNVEKIYNTHILINNQGQLVAAYRKIHLFDMDNKDTGVRLVESDYVLKGTEIVPPVQTPIGKLALSICYDIRFPELSLTLRNMGAQILTYPSAFTYQTGAAHWEVMLRARAIENQCYVVAAAQTGTHNKKRIVDPWGAVIAQCAEKTGIVVAEVDLVLLEKVRKNMPCEEHRRIDLYSKMGC
- the LOC105836986 gene encoding nitrilase and fragile histidine triad fusion protein NitFhit isoform X6, translated to MSTMKRTWLVIAQSFVLKCCSVQSLRHRYIGTMAHPLIAVCQMRSIADKVKNLEVVTELTAEAKRRSAIIAFFPEACDFLANNKKDIITMAEPLTGQTVTSYKEIAIKNDIWLSLGGIHEASDNVEKIYNTHILINNQGQLVAAYRKIHLFDMDNKDTGVRLVESDYVLKGTEIVPPVQTPIGKLALSICYDIRFPELSLTLRNMGAQILTYPSAFTYQTGAAHWEVMLRARAIENQCYVVAAAQTGTHNKKRVSWGHAMRM
- the LOC105836986 gene encoding nitrilase and fragile histidine triad fusion protein NitFhit isoform X3, whose product is MSTMKRTWLVIAQSFVLKCCSVQSLRHRYIGTMAHPLIAVCQMRSIADKVKNLEVVTELTAEAKRRSAIIAFFPEACDFLANNKKDIITMAEPLTGQTVTSYKEIAIKNDIWLSLGGIHEASDNVEKIYNTHILINNQGQLVAAYRKIHLFDMDNKDTGVRLVESDYVLKGTEIVPPVQTPIGKLALSIILTYPSAFTYQTGAAHWEVMLRARAIENQCYVVAAAQTGTHNKKRVSWGHAMIVDPWGAVIAQCAEKTGIVVAEVDLVLLEKVRKNMPCEEHRRIDLYSKMGC
- the LOC105836986 gene encoding nitrilase and fragile histidine triad fusion protein NitFhit isoform X7 gives rise to the protein MSTMKRTWLVIAQSFVLKCCSVQSLRHRYIGTMAHPLIAVCQMRSIADKVKNLEVVTELTAEAKRRSAIIAFFPEACDFLANNKKDIITMAEPLTGQTVTSYKEIAIKNDIWLSLGGIHEASDNVEKIYNTHILINNQGQLVAAYRKIHLFDMDNKDTGVRLVESDYVLKGTEIVPPVQTPIGKLALSICYDIRFPELSLTLRNMGAQILTYPSAFTYQTGAAHWEVMLRARAIENQCYVVAAAQTGTHNKKRRM
- the LOC105836986 gene encoding deaminated glutathione amidase isoform X4, translated to MAHPLIAVCQMRSIADKVKNLEVVTELTAEAKRRSAIIAFFPEACDFLANNKKDIITMAEPLTGQTVTSYKEIAIKNDIWLSLGGIHEASDNVEKIYNTHILINNQGQLVAAYRKIHLFDMDNKDTGVRLVESDYVLKGTEIVPPVQTPIGKLALSICYDIRFPELSLTLRNMGAQILTYPSAFTYQTGAAHWEVMLRARAIENQCYVVAAAQTGTHNKKRVSWGHAMIVDPWGAVIAQCAEKTGIVVAEVDLVLLEKVRKNMPCEEHRRIDLYSKMGC
- the LOC105836986 gene encoding deaminated glutathione amidase isoform X1; this encodes MSTMKRTWLVIAQSFVLKCCSVQSLRHRYIGTMAHPLIAVCQMRSIADKVKNLEVVTELTAEAKRRSAIIAFFPEACDFLANNKKDIITMAEPLTGQTVTSYKEIAIKNDIWLSLGGIHEASDNVEKIYNTHILINNQGQLVAAYRKIHLFDMDNKDTGVRLVESDYVLKGTEIVPPVQTPIGKLALSICYDIRFPELSLTLRNMGAQILTYPSAFTYQTGAAHWEVMLRARAIENQCYVVAAAQTGTHNKKRVSWGHAMIVDPWGAVIAQCAEKTGIVVAEVDLVLLEKVRKNMPCEEHRRIDLYSKMGC